A part of Miscanthus floridulus cultivar M001 chromosome 6, ASM1932011v1, whole genome shotgun sequence genomic DNA contains:
- the LOC136456158 gene encoding uncharacterized protein: MITVVVRLKAATASPSILSPPLRPHQRRTPPPAAAVVRAGALLCSDHANPRPRGRRRPAPAMAQTNDNDAFSPPVSQERVVITNKHGERLVGLLHHTVSNKIVVLCHGFIASKNDSLILDLAAALTKKGISVFRFDFSGNGESEGQFEYGNYRKEADDLHSVVLYLYQKSYDIAAVVGHSKGGNVVILYASVYNDVSTIVNLSGRFDLKKGIEERIGEGSIDRINKEGYLDVKDKSEHVNYRVTKESLMERLNTDMRAASVSISKECRFLTVHGSADKTIPVEDAHEFAKHIPNHKLHVIEGANHNYTAHRKEVADAVVDFITSNGV; the protein is encoded by the exons ATGATAACTGTCGTCGTCCGGCTCAAAGCCGCCACAGCCTCGCCTTCGATTCTCTCCCCTCCCCTTCGTCCTCACCAGCGACGAAcccctcctcctgctgctgctgttgtccGCGCCGGAGCCCTCCTCTGCTCCGACCACGCTAATCCCCGACCCCGAGGCAGACGCAGGCCAGCCCCCGCGATGGCACAGACCAACGACAACGACGCCTTCAGCCCCC CTGTTTCCCAAGAAAGGGTTGTGATAACAAACAAACATGGTGAGAGGCTTGTGGGGCTGCTGCATCACACCGTTTCAAACAAGATTGTGGTCTTGTGCCATGGTTTTATAGCTTCCAAG AATGACAGCCTCATTCTTGATCTGGCGGCAGCGTTGACAAAGAAAGGTATCAGTGTCTTCCGCTTCGATTTCAGTGGAAATGG AGAAAGCGAAGGTCAGTTCGAGTATGGCAACTACAGGAAGGAGGCTGACGATTTGCATTCTGTTGTATTGTATCTCTATCAAAAAAGTTATGATATAGCAGCGGTTGTTGGTCATAGCAAAG GAGGAAATGTAGTGATTCTGTATGCTTCTGTTTACAATGATGTCAGCACAATTGTTAATTTATCAGGCCGATTTGATTTAAAAAAAGGCATTGAAGAACGAATAGGGGAAGGGTCTATCGATAGAATAAATAAAGAAGGCTACCTTGATGTGAAGGACAAATCTG AACATGTCAACTACAGGGTAACCAAAGAAAGTTTGATGGAACGGCTTAATACCGATATGCGTGCGGCAAGTGTTTCCATAAGCAAGGAATGCAG GTTCTTAACAGTCCATGGTTCAGCTGACAAGACCATACCTGTAGAAGATGCCCATGAGTTTGCGAAGCATATACCCAACCATAAACTGCATGTCATAGAAGGAGCAAATCATAACTACACCGCGCATCGCAAAGAAGTTGCTGATGCAGTAGTAGATTTCATCACGTCCAATGGGGTTTAA
- the LOC136460719 gene encoding uncharacterized protein: MPPIPVSTSLLLILSYYPCCELGLPRVLVTNTHGETLVGLLHHMGSDKVVVLCHGFRASKVLHIDEEILLSITKQGISVFRFDFSGNGESEGEFQYGNYKKEAADLHSVVLYHRQEKYDVAAIAGHSKGGDVMVLYASIYNDVPMVINLSGRFNLEKGIEECLGKEFMDRINKEGYIDVTNKSGEVLYIVTKESLMERLSSDMHAASLSISKECRFFTIHGSADEIIPVEDAYEFAKLIPNHKLRVIEGANHCYTAHSRELSDAVVEAITSSEAGETTS; this comes from the exons ATGCCCCCAATCCCCGTGAGCACCTCTCTCCTCCTGATCTTGTCTTACTACCCCTGTTGTGAATTGGGATTGCCA AGGGTACTGGTGACGAACACTCATGGGGAGACTCTCGTCGGCCTGCTGCACCACATGGGGTCCGACAAGGTTGTAGTGCTCTGCCATGGCTTTAGGGCTTCCAAGGTACTACATATTGATGAAGAAATTTTGCTTTCTA TAACAAAGCAAGGGATTAGCGTGTTTCGTTTTGATTTTAGTGGAAATGG AGAAAGTGAAGGTGAATTCCAGTATGGCAACTACAAGAAGGAGGCCGCTGACTTGCACTCTGTTGTCTTGTATCATCGCCAGGAAAAGTACGATGTAGCAGCAATTGCTGGTCACAGCAAAG GTGGAGATGTGATGGTTCTATATGCCTCTATCTACAACGATGTCCCCATGGTGATTAACCTTTCTGGTCGGTTTAATTTGGAGAAAGGCATTGAAGAGTGCCTAGGCAAAGAGTTTATGGATAGAATAAACAAAGAAGGCTACATTGATGTCACAAACAAATCAG GAGAGGTTTTGTACATAGTAACCAAAGAGAGCTTGATGGAACGACTGAGCAGTGATATGCACGCAGCAAGCCTTTCCATCAGCAAAGAGTGTAG ATTCTTTACAATTCATGGTTCAGCTGACGAGATCATACCCGTGGAAGATGCATACGAGTTTGCAAAGCTTATACCAAACCATAAGCTGCGTGTCATTGAGGGAGCAAATCACTGCTACACTGCTCACAGTAGAGAACTTTCTGATGCCGTAGTAGAAGCCATCACATCCAGTGAG GCAGGGGAGACCACATCCTAG